The Elusimicrobium sp. An273 DNA window GAAGTGAAGTTGATTACGCCTGTAGCCATGGAAGAAGGGTTGCGCTTCGCTATCCGCGAAGGCGGCCATACGGTAGGCGCCGGCGTAGTAACCAAAATTATTGAGTAGTAAAATTGTTTAGTTCACTGTGGCGGGGGCATCTCACCCATGCCCCCGCAAATAATCGTGAACGAGCGAAACTTTGAGGGATTTCCCTCCATTTAAGGATACGAAAGATGGCAAGTGAAAGATTAACGATCGCGCTGATTTGCACCGAATGCAAAAACAAAAACTACTATCAAGTGCGCGGCAAAAAGAAAGAATACAAATTGGAGCTCAACAAGTTCTGCAAAAAATGCGGCAAGAGCACCAAACACAAAGAAGGCAAAGCCTAAGATTTTTGTGGGAGCGTCGGTTAACTGGTAAACCACCGGTCTCCAAAACCGGGACTGAAGGTTCGAGTCCTTCCGCTCCTGCCAGGTTTTATACCAAGGAAAACGGATATTTCTATGAACAAAGCAATTGATTTTCTGAAGCAATCTGTCGGCGAGCTGAAAAAATCCACGTGGCTCTCCCGGCAGGAAGTGGTTCAGTCCACCATCTTGGTAGCGATTGTTGTGGCGTTGGTGTCGGCGTATGTCAGCGTCAT harbors:
- the rpmG gene encoding 50S ribosomal protein L33, encoding MASERLTIALICTECKNKNYYQVRGKKKEYKLELNKFCKKCGKSTKHKEGKA
- the secE gene encoding preprotein translocase subunit SecE, coding for MNKAIDFLKQSVGELKKSTWLSRQEVVQSTILVAIVVALVSAYVSVIDFGLTKVLGFVVGGR